A DNA window from Stenotrophomonas sp. 57 contains the following coding sequences:
- a CDS encoding peptidoglycan-binding protein: MAQHDYSRKEVLDIVEQVARHKGIPVDDFMRFAHIETGGTFNERAHNISSGAKGLFQFVPGSARQYHLTGHEFDPTRNTEAAAQMYQDNLDSMARRNERTGNPYLSGGAAPTGLDLYLAHQQGSAGYGSVQTAIATGTFGVVRNGHGEEINMRRNVLNQIGSDARALTGHTLAEMRGMNDGDLARTFSSYYIHKYAAISIPEKNIAPQTVTSGQAQTPAAASAAVAAGAATLAATATAAAAPKPGIELQAAYEAGVKYDHVKYAINIPGHALYVPGKTGKNVEQGYIDCSGWVGTLQNRTMDEINQKAGHAVFSKADRIDLGNLGSGGIVRKAFDQSGVLLDRDAILKPDALKEGMIIGLDTARTRHEHWNGIDHIVMVVRDPNTDKLLISQSTGSKGVHTMPVEDYLKQVKEHPNWKLYASDPLSKARDLLENRTQSHEQTQGTPAAEHKAAATPHAEPYKQGAHSEGVRTVQEQLGHLGYVGADGKPLVEDGRFGRNTDAAVRQLQKDNGLVADGIVGAKTLEAIREARERPLLNDERHPRNPMYLQATEGLERLPAGTFRDRHALESAAAALTKEAHAAGLQRIDSVVPSPNGERLFAVQGTIGDPAASRVAVETRAASEQSLAVSSGAVQGAPNVLHQPQDAQQEQARQAQKAMGV, encoded by the coding sequence ATGGCACAGCATGACTACAGCAGAAAGGAAGTCCTGGACATCGTCGAGCAGGTCGCCCGGCACAAGGGCATTCCCGTCGATGATTTCATGCGCTTCGCGCACATCGAGACCGGCGGCACTTTCAATGAGCGCGCCCACAACATCTCGTCCGGCGCCAAGGGCCTGTTCCAGTTCGTGCCCGGTTCCGCGCGCCAGTATCACCTGACCGGCCACGAGTTCGACCCGACCCGCAATACCGAAGCGGCCGCGCAGATGTACCAGGACAACCTGGACTCGATGGCACGCCGCAACGAGCGCACCGGCAACCCGTACCTGTCCGGCGGGGCGGCGCCGACCGGTCTGGACCTGTACCTGGCCCACCAGCAGGGCAGCGCCGGCTATGGCTCGGTGCAGACCGCGATCGCCACTGGCACCTTTGGCGTGGTGCGCAACGGCCATGGCGAAGAGATCAACATGCGCCGCAACGTGCTCAACCAGATCGGTTCCGATGCCAGGGCGCTGACCGGCCACACCCTGGCCGAGATGCGCGGCATGAATGATGGCGACCTGGCGCGCACCTTCTCCAGCTACTACATCCACAAGTACGCGGCGATCAGCATTCCGGAGAAGAACATCGCGCCACAGACGGTGACGTCGGGCCAGGCCCAGACTCCGGCAGCGGCCAGCGCCGCCGTGGCGGCCGGTGCTGCCACGCTGGCGGCGACCGCAACCGCTGCAGCCGCGCCGAAGCCGGGCATCGAACTGCAGGCGGCCTACGAGGCCGGCGTGAAGTATGACCACGTCAAGTACGCCATCAATATTCCGGGCCACGCGCTGTACGTACCGGGCAAGACCGGCAAGAACGTGGAGCAGGGCTACATCGACTGTTCCGGTTGGGTCGGCACCCTGCAGAACCGCACCATGGACGAGATCAACCAGAAGGCCGGGCATGCAGTGTTCAGCAAGGCCGACCGCATCGACCTGGGCAACCTGGGTTCCGGTGGCATCGTACGCAAGGCGTTCGACCAGTCCGGCGTGCTGCTTGACCGCGACGCGATCCTGAAGCCCGATGCGCTGAAGGAAGGCATGATCATCGGCCTGGATACGGCCAGGACCCGCCACGAGCACTGGAACGGCATCGACCACATCGTGATGGTGGTGCGCGACCCCAACACCGACAAGCTGCTGATCAGCCAGTCCACCGGCAGCAAGGGCGTGCACACGATGCCGGTGGAGGACTACCTCAAGCAGGTGAAGGAGCACCCGAACTGGAAGCTGTACGCCTCCGATCCGCTGTCCAAGGCGCGCGACCTGCTGGAAAACCGCACCCAGTCGCACGAGCAGACCCAGGGCACGCCTGCGGCCGAGCACAAGGCCGCTGCCACGCCGCACGCCGAACCGTACAAGCAGGGCGCGCACAGCGAGGGCGTGCGCACGGTCCAGGAGCAGCTGGGCCACCTCGGCTACGTCGGTGCCGACGGCAAGCCGCTGGTCGAGGATGGCCGCTTCGGCCGCAACACCGACGCGGCGGTGCGCCAGCTGCAGAAGGACAACGGGCTGGTCGCCGACGGCATCGTCGGCGCGAAGACCCTGGAGGCGATCCGCGAAGCCCGCGAGCGCCCACTGCTGAACGACGAACGGCACCCGCGCAATCCGATGTACCTGCAGGCCACCGAAGGGCTGGAGCGGCTGCCGGCCGGTACCTTCAGGGATCGCCACGCGCTGGAAAGCGCCGCAGCGGCCCTGACCAAGGAGGCGCATGCCGCCGGCCTGCAGCGCATCGACTCGGTGGTGCCCAGCCCGAACGGCGAGCGCCTGTTCGCCGTGCAGGGCACGATAGGCGATCCCGCAGCCAGCCGCGTGGCGGTGGAAACGCGCGCCGCCAGCGAGCAGAGCCTGGCCGTCAGCAGTGGCGCGGTGCAGGGCGCCCCGAACGTGCTGCACCAGCCGCAGGATGCCCAGCAGGAGCAGGCCCGGCAGGCGCAGAAGGCCATGGGGGTCTGA
- a CDS encoding response regulator transcription factor yields MSLRIIIADDHPVVRIGTRAVIESSGVGRVVGEADSAQALMALLGSQPCDLLVTDYSMPGSPQADGFAMIGMIRRRYPDLPVLMLSVSNNLAILRMVLDSGVLGLVDKSSSMDELPQAIQAVYRGQPYISRSLRERVEAAGSWRMREGDGKPLSPREVEVLRLLGTGMTVKEISLQLHKSVSTISRQKGDAMLKLGLKGDAELFDYLRDGNI; encoded by the coding sequence ATGAGCTTGCGCATCATCATCGCAGACGACCACCCGGTGGTCCGTATTGGTACCCGCGCCGTCATCGAGTCGAGCGGGGTCGGTCGCGTGGTGGGCGAGGCCGACAGCGCACAGGCGCTGATGGCCCTGCTCGGCAGCCAACCCTGCGACCTGCTGGTGACCGACTACTCCATGCCAGGCAGCCCTCAGGCCGACGGCTTCGCCATGATCGGCATGATCCGTCGCCGCTACCCCGACCTGCCGGTGCTGATGCTCAGCGTCTCCAACAACCTGGCGATCCTGCGCATGGTGCTCGACAGCGGTGTGCTCGGCCTGGTCGACAAGAGCTCGTCGATGGACGAACTGCCGCAGGCCATCCAGGCGGTCTACCGGGGCCAGCCCTACATCAGCCGCAGCCTGCGTGAGCGGGTGGAGGCCGCCGGCAGCTGGCGCATGCGCGAGGGCGACGGCAAGCCGTTGTCGCCGCGCGAGGTGGAGGTGCTGCGGCTGCTCGGCACCGGCATGACGGTGAAGGAGATCTCGCTGCAGCTGCACAAGAGCGTCAGCACCATCAGCCGGCAGAAGGGCGACGCCATGCTGAAGCTGGGCCTGAAGGGCGATGCCGAGCTGTTTGACTACCTGCGCGATGGCAATATCTGA